A portion of the Vicinamibacteria bacterium genome contains these proteins:
- the xdh gene encoding selenium-dependent xanthine dehydrogenase has translation MPVQFGLNGQMRTIEPEPGESLLDVLRDRCGIHSVKDGCQPQGQCGCCLALVDGNPLVTCAVEARRVAGKQVLTVEGLSAEERQATARAFVAVGGLQCGFCIPGIALRAKHLLDRRPDPSREEIARAIDGHLCRCTGYVKIVDAVELMARTRRGEPLPEPCGGRVGESLARYQGSDLVLGERPYVADMTREGLLHGALLLSAHARARVVGLDTTKARAVPGVRAIVTAADVPGERWYGLLYDDWPGLVAVGEEVRCVGDVLAAVAADDARTARRAAALIEVDYEPLPAVLDPEAALADGAPRVNPKHANLLSRSVISRGDAEAALAASAHVVSGTWQTQRVEHLFLEPEAALVEPRPGGTLAMYSQGQGVFDDRRQVARFLAMPEERLLVELVPNGGAFGGKEDMSVQAQTALLALVSGRPVLLVLNREESIRIHPKRHPITLRYTVGCNAEGRLTAVKARILGDSGAYASVGGKVLERAAGHACGPYRVPNVDVESIAAYTNNPPCGAMRGFGANQSAFAMEGCLDLLAQKAGLDGWEVRRRNVVSLGDLSTTGQVLDKSVGIAKTLEAVKGIYYEARQAGRAVGIACGMKNSGIGNGVAEWGKCRLVVEEDGTVSLYNGYTEMGQGLLTVLVQFAVEVTGLSPSVFRPKVDSTFALGCGQTTGSRATLFGGRAVMSAARKLEADLKGGLTLADLKGRIYAADEVVSDTTALGASGPKVKTHTTYSYATQVCVLDAQGRVERFVAAHDVGRVVNPALCQGQLEGSIHMGLGYALTEELPCEDGMPVTFKLREIGVLRARDMPRTEIILIEEPEPEGPLGAKGVGEIGLVPTAGAVAGALEAFDGKRRYRLPMKDSPAARAMSVGRIRPRNGGGR, from the coding sequence ATGCCCGTCCAGTTCGGCCTCAACGGCCAGATGCGTACGATCGAGCCCGAGCCGGGAGAATCCCTGCTCGACGTTTTGCGCGACCGCTGCGGCATCCACTCCGTCAAGGACGGCTGCCAACCCCAGGGACAGTGTGGCTGTTGCTTGGCCCTGGTCGACGGCAATCCCCTCGTCACCTGCGCGGTGGAGGCCCGCCGGGTGGCGGGCAAGCAGGTCCTGACCGTGGAAGGCCTCAGCGCCGAGGAGCGGCAGGCAACCGCGAGGGCGTTTGTGGCCGTGGGCGGCCTCCAATGCGGCTTCTGCATCCCCGGAATCGCCCTGAGGGCCAAGCACCTCCTGGATCGGCGGCCGGACCCCAGCCGGGAGGAGATCGCGCGCGCGATCGACGGCCACCTCTGCCGTTGCACGGGCTATGTGAAGATCGTGGACGCGGTCGAGCTCATGGCCCGGACCCGCCGGGGGGAGCCGCTCCCCGAGCCGTGTGGGGGGCGGGTGGGGGAGTCCCTGGCGCGCTACCAGGGGTCGGACCTCGTCCTGGGGGAGCGGCCCTACGTGGCGGACATGACGCGGGAGGGCCTGCTTCACGGCGCCCTCCTCCTCTCCGCCCACGCCCGCGCGCGCGTCGTCGGCCTGGACACCACCAAGGCACGGGCCGTGCCCGGGGTGCGCGCGATCGTCACCGCGGCCGACGTGCCCGGCGAGCGCTGGTACGGCCTGCTTTACGACGACTGGCCGGGCTTGGTGGCGGTGGGCGAGGAGGTGCGCTGCGTGGGCGACGTGCTCGCCGCGGTGGCGGCGGACGACGCGCGCACCGCCCGCCGCGCCGCGGCCCTCATCGAGGTGGACTACGAGCCCCTGCCCGCCGTCCTCGACCCGGAGGCGGCCCTGGCCGATGGCGCTCCCCGGGTGAATCCCAAACATGCGAACCTGCTCTCCCGCTCCGTGATCAGCCGGGGGGATGCCGAGGCCGCGCTGGCCGCGAGCGCGCACGTGGTGAGCGGCACCTGGCAGACCCAGCGCGTCGAGCACCTCTTCCTGGAGCCGGAGGCGGCGCTCGTGGAGCCGCGGCCGGGCGGAACCCTCGCCATGTACAGCCAGGGCCAGGGCGTCTTCGATGACCGGCGGCAGGTGGCCCGCTTCCTAGCGATGCCCGAGGAACGGCTCCTGGTCGAGCTGGTCCCGAACGGGGGGGCCTTCGGAGGCAAGGAGGACATGTCGGTCCAGGCCCAGACCGCGCTATTGGCCCTGGTCTCCGGGCGCCCGGTCCTCTTGGTCCTCAACCGCGAGGAATCGATCCGCATCCACCCCAAGCGGCACCCGATCACCCTGCGCTACACGGTGGGCTGCAACGCGGAGGGGCGGCTCACCGCGGTCAAGGCCCGGATCTTGGGCGACTCCGGGGCCTACGCCTCTGTGGGGGGCAAGGTCTTGGAGCGCGCGGCCGGCCATGCCTGCGGCCCCTACCGGGTCCCCAATGTGGACGTCGAGTCCATCGCCGCCTACACCAACAATCCGCCGTGCGGAGCCATGCGCGGCTTCGGGGCCAATCAATCCGCCTTCGCCATGGAGGGCTGCTTGGACCTTCTGGCCCAGAAGGCGGGGCTCGACGGCTGGGAGGTCCGCCGCCGCAACGTGGTCTCGTTGGGCGACCTCTCCACCACCGGCCAAGTGCTCGACAAGTCGGTGGGGATCGCCAAGACGCTGGAGGCGGTAAAGGGCATCTACTACGAAGCGCGGCAGGCGGGCCGGGCGGTGGGGATCGCCTGCGGGATGAAGAACAGCGGCATCGGCAACGGGGTGGCGGAGTGGGGCAAGTGCCGCCTGGTCGTGGAGGAGGACGGCACCGTCTCCCTCTATAACGGCTACACGGAGATGGGCCAGGGGCTGCTCACGGTGCTCGTGCAGTTCGCGGTGGAGGTGACCGGCCTCTCCCCCTCCGTCTTCCGCCCCAAGGTGGACTCCACCTTTGCCCTGGGCTGCGGCCAGACTACCGGCTCCCGGGCCACACTCTTCGGAGGCCGGGCGGTGATGAGCGCGGCCCGCAAGCTGGAGGCGGACCTCAAAGGGGGTTTGACCCTCGCCGACCTCAAGGGCCGGATCTACGCCGCGGACGAGGTCGTCTCCGACACCACCGCCCTGGGGGCTTCCGGGCCCAAGGTGAAGACCCACACCACCTACTCCTACGCCACCCAGGTCTGCGTCCTCGACGCCCAGGGCCGCGTCGAGCGCTTCGTGGCCGCGCACGACGTGGGCCGGGTAGTGAACCCCGCCCTCTGTCAGGGGCAGCTCGAGGGCTCGATCCATATGGGCCTGGGCTATGCCCTCACCGAGGAGCTGCCCTGCGAGGATGGGATGCCCGTCACCTTCAAGCTGCGCGAGATCGGGGTGCTGCGCGCGCGCGACATGCCGCGCACTGAGATCATCTTGATCGAGGAGCCGGAGCCGGAGGGGCCGCTGGGGGCCAAGGGCGTGGGCGAGATCGGCCTCGTGCCCACCGCGGGCGCGGTGGCGGGGGCGCTCGAGGCCTTCGACGGCAAGAGACGCTATCGCCTGCCCATGAAGGATTCCCCGGCCGCGCGGGCCATGAGCGTGGGCCGTATCCGCCCCCGGAACGGAGGCGGGCGCTGA
- a CDS encoding aromatic ring-hydroxylating dioxygenase subunit alpha, whose protein sequence is METPLPEVVRAYDADAPLERALTIPAPWYVDPRVADLERRAVFGAHWQMAARADQLGETGQYVTTEVGGEPVVVVRGGDGVLRGFFNVCRHHAAAVMTEPEGQAGVLRCPYHGWTYSLEGALRGVPDFDGVCEFDRAQNGLLPLAVDTWEGFVFVKLERGGPSLKEHLGGMADLAAPLGLGGLTFVERRVYTFNCNWKVFVDNYLDGGYHIPHLHKGLNSVLEYKDYTIETGERFCLQSSPLSAGDDKAVAAVRRGERALYFWLHPNFMLNWYEGVMDTNLVLARGLDRTLVVFDFYFADVSKAAAERNRRSIEVGQAIQDEDQAICESVQRGLRSRAYGAGRLSLRREAGEHLFHRLLAADLRAGLPGSRT, encoded by the coding sequence ATGGAGACGCCCCTGCCCGAGGTCGTCCGCGCCTATGACGCGGACGCGCCCTTGGAGCGAGCCCTCACCATCCCCGCTCCCTGGTACGTGGACCCCCGGGTCGCAGACCTCGAGCGGCGGGCCGTCTTTGGCGCGCATTGGCAGATGGCGGCCCGGGCAGACCAGCTCGGGGAGACCGGACAGTACGTGACCACGGAGGTGGGAGGAGAGCCGGTGGTGGTAGTGCGCGGAGGCGACGGCGTGCTCCGGGGCTTCTTCAACGTCTGCCGTCACCACGCGGCCGCGGTCATGACCGAGCCGGAGGGCCAGGCCGGCGTCCTGCGCTGCCCCTACCACGGGTGGACCTACTCCCTGGAGGGCGCGCTCCGGGGGGTGCCCGATTTCGACGGCGTCTGCGAGTTCGACCGCGCCCAGAACGGGCTCCTGCCCCTGGCCGTGGACACCTGGGAGGGATTCGTGTTCGTGAAGCTGGAGAGAGGTGGCCCCTCCCTGAAGGAGCACCTCGGGGGAATGGCCGACCTCGCGGCGCCCCTGGGCCTGGGCGGGCTCACCTTCGTGGAACGACGGGTCTACACGTTCAACTGCAACTGGAAGGTTTTCGTTGACAACTACCTGGACGGCGGTTACCACATCCCCCACCTCCACAAGGGGCTGAACAGCGTGCTCGAGTACAAGGACTACACCATCGAGACCGGCGAGCGCTTCTGCCTGCAGTCGAGCCCCCTGTCCGCGGGCGACGACAAGGCGGTGGCCGCGGTGCGGCGGGGCGAGAGGGCCCTGTATTTCTGGCTCCATCCCAACTTCATGCTGAACTGGTACGAGGGAGTGATGGACACCAACCTCGTACTGGCCCGGGGCCTCGACCGAACTCTGGTGGTTTTCGACTTCTACTTCGCCGACGTCTCGAAAGCCGCGGCGGAGCGGAACCGGAGGAGCATCGAGGTGGGCCAGGCTATCCAGGACGAGGACCAGGCGATTTGCGAGTCAGTGCAGCGCGGGCTCCGCTCGCGCGCCTACGGGGCCGGCCGCCTCTCTCTGCGGCGCGAGGCAGGCGAACACCTCTTCCACCGCCTCCTCGCCGCCGACCTTCGGGCGGGGCTTCCGGGTAGCCGGACGTGA
- a CDS encoding PilZ domain-containing protein — protein sequence MTGAERRQSIRMGLALPMRVQGFEADGSTWEEATTTDDISEGGCSFPVSRKVELGQVLLLVIPLPKRLRQYDPNESAYRVYALVRGLVYRPDHPRVGVMFFGKYPPRGFEEQPTLRYRLPSDPPPNPDAPDWPAPDGPAPPPAPGATASERRSSARYHRLVDFTLQQVDEWGTVLQEELTVADNLAKGGAHVLTSLEFMKGDVVLLRQAGGDFDTRAEVREVVRGEDGLRRLHLKFLDREAPDGLLRPL from the coding sequence GTGACAGGCGCAGAACGTCGCCAGTCGATCCGAATGGGGCTGGCCCTGCCCATGCGGGTGCAAGGCTTCGAAGCCGACGGGAGCACCTGGGAGGAGGCCACCACCACGGACGACATCTCCGAAGGCGGCTGCTCCTTCCCCGTCTCCCGCAAGGTGGAGTTGGGCCAGGTCCTCCTCCTGGTCATTCCCCTCCCCAAGCGGCTTCGTCAGTACGACCCTAACGAGAGCGCCTACCGGGTGTACGCCCTCGTCCGGGGCCTGGTCTACCGGCCCGACCACCCCCGGGTGGGGGTGATGTTCTTCGGCAAGTACCCCCCCCGGGGCTTCGAGGAGCAGCCGACTCTGCGCTACCGACTGCCCTCCGACCCCCCGCCGAATCCGGACGCCCCCGACTGGCCCGCGCCCGACGGGCCGGCTCCCCCTCCCGCCCCGGGGGCCACCGCCTCCGAGCGCCGCTCCTCCGCCCGCTACCACCGCCTGGTCGATTTCACCCTGCAGCAGGTGGACGAGTGGGGCACGGTGTTGCAGGAGGAGCTGACCGTGGCCGACAACCTGGCCAAGGGCGGAGCCCACGTGCTGACCTCCCTGGAATTCATGAAGGGGGACGTCGTCCTCTTGCGGCAAGCGGGCGGGGACTTCGACACCCGGGCCGAGGTGCGCGAGGTGGTCAGAGGCGAGGACGGGCTGCGCCGCCTGCACTTGAAGTTCCTGGACCGCGAGGCCCCCGACGGGTTGCTCCGGCCGCTCTGA
- a CDS encoding SDR family oxidoreductase produces the protein MPPPTGPDREQEEAETILFTGFPGFIGLRLLPRILELRPRARIECLVQEKFLEPAGAAVRAIADAHPRTKGRLGLVRGDITRPGLGLDPGPARDLPGRLREAYHLAAVYDLAVSREVARRINVEGTRNVLEFLQEAPRFSRLHYVSTAYVSGRAKGIFRESDLDVGQGFKNHYEETKFQAEVEVVRSRVPRTIYRPGVVVGDSRTGETGKFDGPYFVLRAMERMPSPGAFIRLGRGRGTVNVVPVDFVVEALARLSTAPMSEGKTYHLTDPDPHSARELSEIFARALGKTFVYVPVPLGLARLLFRPSVVQRFFGMPVEALEYFDDDVRHDATEATRDLGALGVRCPPLEEYVPRLVAFYRSRRDTVRREAMI, from the coding sequence ATGCCCCCGCCGACCGGCCCCGACCGAGAGCAGGAGGAGGCGGAGACCATCCTCTTCACCGGCTTCCCGGGCTTCATCGGCCTGCGCCTCCTGCCCCGGATCTTGGAGCTCAGGCCCCGGGCCCGGATCGAGTGCCTGGTGCAGGAGAAGTTCCTCGAGCCGGCGGGGGCCGCGGTCCGGGCCATCGCGGACGCCCATCCCCGCACAAAGGGCCGGCTCGGGCTGGTGCGGGGAGACATCACCCGGCCAGGCCTGGGCCTGGATCCGGGCCCGGCCCGGGACCTTCCGGGGCGCCTTCGCGAGGCCTACCACCTGGCCGCGGTGTACGACCTCGCGGTCTCGCGGGAGGTGGCCCGCCGCATCAACGTGGAGGGGACCCGCAACGTCCTCGAGTTCCTGCAGGAGGCCCCGCGTTTCTCCCGCCTGCACTACGTCTCCACCGCCTACGTTTCCGGCCGGGCCAAGGGGATTTTCCGGGAGTCGGACCTGGACGTGGGTCAGGGCTTCAAGAACCATTACGAGGAGACGAAGTTCCAGGCCGAGGTGGAGGTGGTGCGGAGCCGGGTGCCCCGCACCATCTACCGGCCGGGGGTGGTGGTGGGGGATTCCCGCACCGGGGAGACGGGCAAGTTCGATGGTCCCTACTTCGTCCTGCGGGCTATGGAAAGGATGCCCTCCCCCGGCGCCTTCATCCGCCTGGGCCGCGGCCGCGGCACCGTGAACGTGGTTCCCGTGGATTTCGTGGTGGAAGCGCTGGCCCGCCTCTCCACGGCGCCCATGAGCGAGGGCAAGACCTACCACCTGACCGACCCTGATCCGCACTCCGCCCGGGAGCTCAGCGAGATATTCGCCCGGGCTCTCGGCAAGACGTTCGTCTACGTGCCCGTGCCCCTGGGGCTGGCCCGCCTCTTGTTCCGGCCCTCGGTCGTGCAGAGGTTCTTCGGGATGCCGGTCGAGGCCCTGGAGTACTTCGACGACGACGTGCGCCACGACGCGACCGAGGCCACCCGGGACCTGGGGGCCCTCGGCGTGCGGTGCCCGCCCCTCGAGGAGTACGTGCCCCGGCTGGTGGCCTTCTACCGCTCCCGGCGCGACACCGTACGCCGGGAAGCCATGATCTGA
- the serC gene encoding 3-phosphoserine/phosphohydroxythreonine transaminase, whose translation MTATQTALRVHNFSAGPGALPVPVLERVRADLLNHAGSGMSVMEMSHRSAWFEEIIAGAEADLRGLLGIPADYAVLFLQGGATLQFAMLPMNLRPAGASADYILTGHWSQGALKEAEKLGRVRVAASTEATQFDRIPAAEEMRLDPQAAYLHFTSNNTIYGTQWSSEPAPPPGVPLACDASSDFLSRPLEVGRYGAIYAGAQKNLGPAGVTVVMIRRDLLSRTPPRLPALLDYRLLDEHKSLYNTPPAFAIYVAGLVLGWLRAEGGLPAAARRNEAKAALVYRAIDESGGFYRGHSQVPSRSRMNVTFRLPSTDAERAFLTKAAEEGLDGLKGHRSVGGLRASLYNALPLASVEALAQFMSEFRRKQG comes from the coding sequence ATGACCGCTACCCAGACCGCCCTTCGCGTCCACAACTTCTCCGCCGGCCCGGGGGCCCTGCCCGTGCCCGTTCTGGAGCGGGTCCGCGCCGACCTCCTGAACCACGCGGGCAGCGGCATGTCCGTGATGGAGATGAGCCATCGCTCGGCCTGGTTCGAGGAGATCATCGCGGGGGCGGAGGCCGATTTGCGGGGGCTGCTGGGGATCCCCGCCGACTACGCGGTGCTGTTCCTGCAGGGAGGGGCCACCCTGCAGTTCGCGATGCTGCCCATGAACCTGAGGCCCGCGGGCGCCTCCGCGGACTACATCCTTACCGGCCACTGGTCCCAGGGCGCGCTCAAGGAGGCGGAGAAGCTGGGCCGCGTGCGCGTGGCCGCCTCCACGGAGGCCACCCAGTTCGACCGCATCCCCGCCGCGGAGGAGATGCGCCTCGATCCCCAGGCCGCTTACCTCCACTTCACGTCCAACAACACGATCTACGGCACCCAGTGGTCTTCCGAGCCCGCTCCCCCTCCGGGCGTGCCCCTCGCCTGCGACGCCTCCTCCGATTTTCTGAGTCGGCCCCTCGAGGTGGGACGATACGGGGCGATCTACGCGGGGGCCCAGAAGAACCTCGGCCCCGCGGGCGTCACGGTGGTGATGATCCGCCGCGACCTTCTCTCCCGCACGCCCCCCCGCCTCCCCGCCCTCCTTGACTACCGGCTGCTGGACGAGCACAAGTCGCTTTACAACACCCCCCCCGCATTCGCCATCTACGTGGCGGGGCTGGTCCTGGGCTGGCTGCGGGCGGAGGGGGGCCTCCCCGCCGCGGCCCGGCGCAACGAGGCCAAGGCCGCCCTCGTCTACCGCGCCATCGACGAGAGCGGCGGGTTCTACCGCGGGCACTCCCAGGTCCCCAGCCGCTCGCGCATGAACGTGACCTTCCGACTCCCCTCCACGGATGCGGAGCGAGCGTTCTTGACGAAGGCGGCAGAGGAGGGCCTCGACGGGCTGAAGGGCCATCGCTCCGTGGGCGGCCTGCGGGCCTCGCTCTACAACGCCCTGCCCCTGGCCTCGGTCGAGGCCCTGGCGCAGTTCATGTCCGAGTTCCGGCGGAAGCAGGGCTAG
- a CDS encoding helix-turn-helix domain-containing protein, with protein sequence MAEAQKMDAPGPNLKERLEAYERELIESALIATAGNQRQAAARLGLLPTTLHEKMKRLGLRPGVRAAIQARAS encoded by the coding sequence ATGGCAGAGGCTCAGAAGATGGACGCGCCGGGGCCCAACCTGAAGGAACGGCTCGAGGCTTACGAAAGGGAGTTGATCGAGTCCGCCCTGATCGCGACCGCGGGCAACCAGCGCCAGGCGGCGGCCCGTCTCGGCCTGTTGCCCACCACCCTGCACGAGAAAATGAAACGGCTGGGATTGCGCCCCGGTGTCCGCGCGGCGATCCAAGCCCGGGCCAGCTGA
- a CDS encoding response regulator gives MAGQTAAKILVVEDEPQIRLLVETILRSAGYSVLSTGEPTRALELARPDPPDLVLCDIAMPGLDGYGVLKALQSDPTTARCPVVFVTAHKDFGERVRAFRFGVVDYVTKPFTREILLRKVERVLGGRHERSGVREEGGEAVPGLLEQVRRESRSGVLTVTHEGGEGRALIQDGRVLESTIPPETGANARAQFQELDLEREQIASHNPLRLPGDPTALPELDSLPEALRTVLVVDDNRIFRTFLKDALTRRGFTVHEAGNGEEGLRVALEKRPWLVLTDVAMPGVDGIEFCRRLRGHSLLRHTPLIFLSGWDEYRDRNRGLEAGADEYLSKDTPVRELLIRIQIVLKRYSDLGPAAGRGPVMEGRLEVIGTPGLLQMCHLSRLTGLLSVGSEDRRLEVSFRDGEIVGARAGTLAGPDAVFEFVSCSEGHFSFAPGDPGPGQPLGQTFSQVLLEGCRRLDEKRRDRAAPERPGVGD, from the coding sequence TTGGCAGGCCAGACCGCCGCCAAGATCCTGGTGGTTGAAGACGAGCCGCAGATCCGGCTCCTGGTCGAGACCATCCTCCGCTCTGCGGGCTACTCGGTGCTCTCGACGGGCGAGCCCACCCGCGCCCTGGAGCTGGCGCGCCCGGATCCCCCCGACCTCGTCCTGTGCGACATCGCCATGCCCGGCTTGGACGGCTACGGCGTGCTCAAGGCCCTCCAGTCCGACCCCACGACCGCCCGCTGCCCGGTCGTCTTCGTGACCGCCCACAAGGACTTTGGCGAGCGCGTGCGGGCCTTCCGCTTCGGCGTGGTGGACTACGTGACCAAACCGTTCACCCGCGAGATCCTCCTGCGCAAGGTAGAGCGGGTCCTCGGGGGCCGGCACGAGCGGTCGGGCGTTCGGGAGGAGGGCGGGGAGGCGGTTCCGGGCCTGCTCGAACAGGTGAGGCGCGAGTCGCGCAGCGGCGTGCTCACCGTCACCCACGAGGGGGGCGAGGGCCGGGCCCTGATCCAGGACGGGCGGGTGCTGGAGAGCACGATCCCTCCCGAGACCGGCGCGAACGCGCGCGCCCAGTTCCAGGAGCTGGACCTCGAGCGCGAGCAGATCGCCTCCCACAACCCCCTCCGTCTTCCCGGCGATCCGACTGCCCTCCCCGAGCTGGATTCCCTTCCCGAGGCCCTGCGCACGGTCCTGGTCGTCGACGACAACCGGATCTTCCGCACGTTCCTGAAGGATGCGCTCACCCGGAGGGGCTTCACCGTCCACGAGGCGGGCAATGGCGAGGAGGGCCTGCGGGTGGCCCTGGAGAAGCGTCCCTGGCTCGTCCTCACCGACGTGGCCATGCCCGGGGTGGACGGCATCGAGTTCTGCCGCCGGCTGCGCGGGCACAGCCTCCTGCGCCACACCCCCCTCATCTTCCTCTCCGGTTGGGACGAGTACCGGGACCGGAACCGCGGCCTGGAGGCGGGGGCCGACGAGTACCTCTCCAAGGACACTCCCGTCCGGGAGCTGCTCATCCGCATCCAGATCGTCCTCAAGCGTTACTCCGACCTCGGCCCCGCGGCCGGGCGGGGCCCGGTCATGGAGGGACGCCTGGAAGTGATCGGCACGCCCGGGCTCCTGCAGATGTGCCACTTGAGCCGACTCACCGGGCTGCTCAGCGTGGGTTCGGAGGACCGGCGGCTAGAGGTGAGCTTCCGCGACGGCGAGATCGTGGGGGCGAGAGCGGGCACGCTCGCGGGCCCCGACGCCGTTTTCGAGTTCGTGTCCTGCAGCGAAGGCCACTTCTCCTTCGCTCCCGGCGACCCCGGCCCCGGCCAACCCCTCGGGCAGACCTTCAGCCAGGTCCTCCTTGAGGGGTGCCGCCGGCTGGACGAAAAGAGGCGGGACCGGGCGGCCCCGGAACGGCCGGGGGTGGGCGACTAG
- a CDS encoding amidohydrolase family protein, with the protein MGRAILTGRAHRCRRKPSLAPSPAAAVITDAHIHVQPWWEMKPAVLEVITRGRPDVDELQKIMKSPTHLLRRLDADGIDRAVLVNYPSPDLMGFGHKVNEYVTEYCAAAPDRLLPMGGVHPRFAEDAAAEVRRAAGLGVRALKLHPPHMGVEPNAYLHGLDALRAIYEEAQRLRLPVMIHTGTSIFPGARSRAGEPMAVDDVAVDFPELTIIIAHGGRPLWMEQAFFLVRRFPRVYMDVSSIPPRNILRYFPRLAEIADKVLYGSDWPAPGVLSMAKNLRDFQALGLSADVQAKILEDNARKLFP; encoded by the coding sequence GTGGGGCGTGCTATCCTCACCGGCCGTGCCCATCGCTGCCGACGGAAACCGTCTCTCGCCCCCTCCCCGGCGGCGGCCGTGATCACCGACGCCCACATCCACGTCCAGCCCTGGTGGGAGATGAAGCCCGCCGTCCTCGAGGTCATTACCCGGGGCCGCCCCGACGTGGACGAGTTGCAGAAGATCATGAAGAGCCCGACCCACCTGCTGCGTCGCCTGGACGCGGACGGGATCGACCGCGCGGTGCTGGTCAACTACCCGAGCCCCGATCTCATGGGCTTCGGCCACAAGGTCAACGAGTACGTGACGGAGTACTGCGCGGCCGCACCCGACCGGCTCCTCCCCATGGGGGGGGTGCATCCCCGCTTCGCGGAGGACGCGGCGGCCGAGGTGCGACGCGCGGCCGGGCTGGGCGTGCGCGCCCTCAAGCTGCACCCGCCTCACATGGGGGTGGAGCCCAACGCGTACCTCCATGGGCTGGACGCCCTGCGCGCCATCTATGAAGAGGCCCAGCGGCTGCGCCTGCCCGTGATGATCCACACCGGGACCTCGATCTTCCCGGGGGCGCGAAGCCGCGCCGGCGAGCCCATGGCGGTGGATGACGTGGCCGTGGACTTCCCCGAGCTCACGATCATCATCGCCCACGGCGGACGGCCCCTCTGGATGGAGCAGGCCTTCTTCCTGGTCCGGCGCTTTCCACGGGTCTACATGGACGTGTCCAGCATCCCGCCCCGCAACATCCTGCGCTACTTCCCGCGCCTGGCCGAGATCGCGGACAAAGTGCTCTACGGCAGCGACTGGCCGGCCCCCGGGGTCCTGAGCATGGCCAAAAACCTGCGGGACTTCCAGGCCCTGGGCCTGTCCGCGGATGTGCAGGCGAAGATCCTGGAAGACAACGCCCGCAAGCTGTTCCCCTGA
- a CDS encoding esterase-like activity of phytase family protein has translation MAEKEPPAPGPAPRAYGARARRVLIVLAVVVLGLVAVLPRERASRIALDVRPVPLNPVKPAQAELGSLRYRGGLWLSSPDAHFGGLSDLRVSRNGQRLLAISDCGYEFEATLVYGSEGWLSDLSDPELSPLRAPGDLALTHDEGDAEGLARMPDGSLIVSFERRHRLWRYPPGEPPLRGIATALPEAPGFSRLEPNLGIEAMTGLADGRLLAIGEVASPEHEGATAWLGGDRSWSLTSFPLFYDRARSAAALRPTGAALLPSGDVLVLERRYPPLAGRIRLIERASLEAGNLEGREIARLDEPLSLYNFEGIDARPGTEGETWVYLLSDDNNCRRDPGPRRRSPQRTLLLAFTLEEND, from the coding sequence TTGGCGGAGAAGGAACCCCCCGCTCCCGGGCCCGCGCCCCGGGCTTATGGGGCCCGGGCTCGACGCGTCCTCATCGTCCTGGCGGTTGTCGTCCTCGGTCTGGTGGCGGTCCTTCCCCGCGAGCGCGCCTCCCGCATCGCCCTCGACGTCAGACCCGTTCCCTTGAACCCCGTGAAGCCGGCCCAAGCCGAGCTGGGGAGCCTCCGCTACCGGGGGGGGCTCTGGCTGAGCTCGCCCGACGCGCACTTCGGCGGACTCTCGGATCTGCGCGTGAGTCGGAACGGGCAGCGTCTTCTCGCCATCTCCGATTGCGGCTACGAGTTCGAGGCCACCCTCGTCTACGGGAGCGAGGGGTGGCTTTCCGATCTGAGCGATCCCGAGCTGAGCCCGTTGCGGGCTCCCGGGGACCTTGCCCTGACCCACGATGAAGGGGATGCGGAGGGCCTGGCGCGGATGCCCGACGGGAGCCTGATTGTCAGCTTCGAGCGACGGCACCGGCTCTGGCGGTATCCCCCGGGCGAGCCTCCGCTCAGGGGCATCGCCACCGCCTTACCCGAGGCCCCGGGGTTCTCGCGTCTGGAGCCCAACCTCGGCATCGAGGCCATGACCGGCCTGGCCGACGGGCGCCTGCTCGCCATCGGCGAAGTGGCCTCGCCCGAGCACGAGGGCGCCACCGCCTGGCTGGGCGGCGACCGTTCCTGGTCCTTGACCTCTTTTCCCCTCTTCTACGATCGCGCCCGGTCCGCGGCCGCCTTGCGCCCGACGGGCGCCGCCCTGCTCCCCTCGGGGGACGTCCTGGTCCTGGAGCGTCGCTATCCGCCCCTGGCCGGCCGGATCCGTCTGATCGAGCGGGCCAGCCTGGAAGCCGGCAACCTCGAGGGCCGCGAGATCGCGCGCCTCGACGAGCCGCTCTCTCTTTACAACTTCGAGGGGATCGACGCCCGGCCGGGCACGGAGGGGGAGACCTGGGTCTATCTCCTCTCCGACGACAACAACTGCCGGCGGGATCCGGGCCCAAGGCGGCGCTCCCCCCAACGCACGCTGCTGCTGGCCTTCACCCTGGAAGAGAACGACTGA
- a CDS encoding UXX-star (seleno)protein family 1: protein MSADRRVVIYGKDNUPYTAEAREAFAGRGYRVDYRNVKRSAPDLEEMLGHSKGVRQVPVILEDGGITIGYGGT from the coding sequence ATGAGCGCCGACCGCCGGGTCGTGATCTACGGCAAGGACAACTGACCCTACACCGCCGAGGCCCGTGAGGCCTTCGCCGGCAGAGGCTACCGGGTCGATTACCGCAATGTTAAGCGGTCGGCCCCGGACCTGGAGGAGATGCTCGGCCATTCGAAGGGCGTCCGCCAGGTTCCCGTGATCTTGGAAGATGGCGGGATCACCATCGGCTACGGGGGGACCTGA